One segment of Longimicrobiales bacterium DNA contains the following:
- a CDS encoding M81 family metallopeptidase, translated as MTVTGAPFVVLGATLVVLLSACDTAAGRQSREFRVAVAQFSHETCTFCPGPDPVIEDWTRGGGPLRGDSLLERGGYMGGFVRQAREFGDVELVPLTSPAGVWGGSSRPWNAEEVFDHFVGQMLDELRAQLPVDGVYLALHGAMAVRNIPRPEAEMARRFREVVGPDVPIVATFDLHGNEDEEFLKWADGAFVTKRYPHYDSGHQGERAARYLRNIMRGEYRPTTASIKPPVVTGTVLQWTGASPSMDIMERARIWENTNPGTYVSVFYGFPWADVPDIGAQVHVMTNDDQALADEIARDMAEFIWRKREEFARGGYVLPEEAVRRTRRAIADGATPVLLADYWDRPGDATWTLRALLDQRVGRVLYGSLSAEPTLERIWAADLQSGDPFDDEVGGYTGEQAGPPVRIKGTLVWRGARFGYDRVAVIAHGDGSMLVLVPAYQQTTSPEQLRFGPIDPDEFDVIVTKSRVHFRRGFDDNGYAPTILIVDAPGDWFGTIRLDALDFEHGPLNRLYPFGAPPDQADWLQAIPGRR; from the coding sequence ATGACGGTGACTGGTGCTCCGTTCGTTGTCCTCGGTGCGACCCTGGTGGTCCTGCTGTCCGCCTGCGACACGGCGGCCGGGCGGCAGAGCCGCGAGTTCCGCGTGGCGGTCGCCCAGTTCTCCCACGAGACGTGCACCTTCTGTCCCGGCCCTGACCCGGTCATCGAGGACTGGACGCGCGGCGGCGGTCCGCTGCGCGGCGACTCGCTGCTGGAGCGCGGCGGCTACATGGGCGGCTTCGTCCGGCAGGCGCGTGAGTTCGGCGACGTCGAGCTCGTCCCCCTGACTTCACCCGCCGGGGTGTGGGGCGGCTCGTCGCGGCCGTGGAACGCGGAGGAAGTGTTCGATCATTTCGTCGGGCAGATGCTGGACGAGCTGCGCGCGCAGCTGCCGGTGGACGGCGTGTACCTCGCGCTGCACGGCGCGATGGCGGTCCGCAACATTCCGCGTCCCGAGGCGGAGATGGCGCGTCGCTTCCGGGAGGTGGTCGGTCCGGATGTCCCGATCGTCGCCACGTTCGACCTGCACGGCAACGAGGACGAGGAGTTCCTGAAGTGGGCGGATGGTGCATTCGTGACCAAGCGGTACCCGCACTACGACAGCGGTCACCAGGGCGAGCGTGCGGCGCGGTATCTCCGCAACATCATGCGGGGCGAGTACAGGCCCACGACGGCGAGCATCAAGCCGCCCGTCGTGACCGGCACGGTGCTGCAGTGGACGGGCGCATCGCCCTCGATGGACATCATGGAGCGCGCGCGGATCTGGGAGAACACGAACCCGGGCACGTACGTGAGTGTGTTCTACGGCTTTCCGTGGGCGGACGTCCCGGACATCGGTGCGCAGGTCCATGTCATGACCAACGACGACCAGGCGCTGGCCGATGAGATCGCGCGGGACATGGCGGAGTTCATCTGGCGCAAGCGCGAGGAGTTCGCGCGCGGCGGCTACGTGCTGCCGGAGGAGGCGGTGCGTCGCACGCGCCGCGCGATCGCGGACGGTGCGACGCCGGTGCTGCTGGCGGACTACTGGGATCGCCCCGGAGATGCGACGTGGACGCTTCGTGCGCTGCTGGACCAGCGTGTGGGGCGGGTGCTGTACGGCTCGCTGTCCGCAGAGCCGACGCTCGAGCGGATCTGGGCGGCGGACCTGCAGTCGGGTGACCCGTTCGACGACGAGGTGGGCGGCTATACGGGAGAGCAGGCTGGCCCGCCTGTTCGGATCAAGGGAACGCTGGTGTGGCGTGGCGCGCGTTTCGGGTACGACCGCGTGGCCGTGATCGCACATGGTGACGGCAGCATGCTGGTGCTCGTTCCCGCCTACCAGCAGACGACGAGCCCCGAACAGCTTCGTTTCGGCCCGATCGATCCGGACGAGTTCGACGTCATCGTCACCAAGAGCCGGGTCCATTTCCGGCGCGGCTTCGACGACAACGGGTATGCGCCGACGATCCTGATCGTCGATGCGCCGGGCGACTGGTTCGGCACGATCCGCCTGGATGCGCTCGACTTCGAGCATGGCCCGCTGAATCGTCTCTACCCGTTCGGCGCGCCTCCCGATCAGGCGGACTGGCTGCAGGCGATTCCCGGCCGGCGCTGA
- a CDS encoding dodecin family protein, producing the protein MSVARVTEISATSGKSFEDAINQGIARAGDTLRNVRSAWIKEQQVRIDGGKVVEYQVNLMVTFVLDE; encoded by the coding sequence ATGTCAGTCGCTCGCGTCACCGAGATCAGTGCGACATCCGGAAAGAGTTTCGAGGACGCCATCAACCAGGGGATCGCACGCGCCGGAGATACGCTGCGCAACGTTCGCAGCGCGTGGATCAAGGAGCAGCAGGTTCGTATCGACGGCGGCAAGGTAGTCGAGTACCAGGTGAACCTGATGGTGACGTTCGTCCTCGACGAGTGA
- a CDS encoding serine hydrolase has translation MSTPTRGRRSASGTRRACVLARRAVLVVAVVVGGCTPAARSSARPAPSSTAPAAFVYPQAAWEYHTSPEAAGWSAAGLEEVREALSQLSTTGFMAVSGGRVLFEYGDVEVVSYLASVRKSVLSMLFGTYVADGTIDLDRTLEELGIDDHQALTAAEKQATIRDLLSARSGVYHPASNGGDDLASAPARGSQEPGAYYLYSNWDFNALGTIFEQETGRDIYDVLETDLARPIGMQDFDRTLHRKSGDLDVSRHPAYHMHLSTRDMARIGYLMLREGNWAGTQLVPREWVKESTRLVTPRAEMNPDRHRDGSFGYGYLWWVFDDPRLDPEYEGAYAGHGAVGQHILVVPALDLVVAHKTRPGEGRRVSHEEFHAVARLLVAAHCGTSCPDAQ, from the coding sequence GTGAGCACACCCACGCGAGGTCGTCGATCCGCGTCCGGCACTCGACGCGCATGCGTGCTGGCGCGTCGGGCAGTACTGGTCGTTGCAGTCGTCGTGGGCGGATGCACGCCGGCGGCCCGTTCTTCCGCGCGACCCGCCCCGTCGAGCACAGCGCCCGCAGCCTTCGTCTATCCGCAGGCAGCGTGGGAGTACCACACCAGTCCGGAAGCGGCAGGCTGGAGCGCGGCCGGCCTGGAAGAGGTGCGCGAAGCGCTCAGCCAGCTCTCGACGACGGGCTTCATGGCCGTCTCGGGCGGTCGGGTCCTCTTCGAGTACGGTGATGTCGAGGTGGTCAGCTACCTGGCATCCGTACGGAAGAGCGTGCTCTCGATGTTGTTCGGAACGTACGTCGCGGACGGCACGATCGATCTCGATCGCACGCTCGAGGAGCTGGGCATCGATGATCACCAGGCGCTCACGGCAGCCGAGAAGCAGGCGACCATTCGTGATCTCCTCTCCGCGCGTTCGGGCGTGTACCATCCGGCGTCGAACGGCGGCGACGACCTCGCGAGTGCACCGGCTCGCGGGTCCCAGGAGCCAGGTGCGTACTACCTGTACAGTAACTGGGATTTCAATGCGCTCGGGACGATCTTCGAACAGGAGACCGGCCGCGACATCTACGACGTCCTGGAGACGGACCTGGCCCGCCCCATCGGCATGCAGGACTTCGATCGCACACTGCACCGGAAGTCGGGTGACCTCGACGTGTCGCGGCATCCGGCGTACCACATGCACCTGTCCACGCGCGACATGGCGCGTATCGGGTACCTGATGCTGCGTGAGGGGAACTGGGCCGGCACGCAGCTCGTGCCGCGGGAGTGGGTCAAGGAGAGCACGCGCCTCGTGACGCCGCGCGCGGAGATGAATCCCGACCGTCATCGTGACGGATCCTTCGGGTACGGCTACCTGTGGTGGGTCTTCGACGATCCGCGCCTGGATCCGGAGTACGAGGGCGCGTATGCGGGGCACGGTGCGGTGGGGCAGCACATCCTGGTGGTGCCCGCACTCGACCTGGTCGTTGCGCACAAGACACGACCCGGTGAGGGGCGCCGCGTCTCACACGAGGAGTTCCACGCAGTGGCGCGGCTGCTCGTGGCGGCACACTGCGGGACGAGCTGTCCGGACGCGCAGTAG